A genomic region of Fodinisporobacter ferrooxydans contains the following coding sequences:
- a CDS encoding fibronectin type III domain-containing protein, with protein MYQIVSINSGLLDIDYHDLIQAIDNKDGTYTCYLKDTATIRPSWKSATQDQFNQAVANLKSINDWNQEKTTEFQTAFAESFTTFQSSALGVLKTYPADAGAVQNMQYYVNLLAANPNKSTVYFKTIEDGKPVLHTRTQFFQVLDDFETFDVNRTTKFDNKIAQVNASPDIPTVQSLVWNDTTPPAAPTGLTATSTVAGQITANWTANSEIDVQIGGSYNLYLTDTTANTATTKTNVVTNSDTLTGLTSGHVYSVAVSAVDSDGNESQQCTPVTVTVM; from the coding sequence ATGTATCAAATTGTCTCTATTAACAGTGGACTGCTCGATATAGATTACCATGATTTGATTCAAGCCATTGACAACAAAGATGGCACATATACTTGTTACCTAAAAGATACAGCAACCATCCGCCCATCATGGAAATCAGCAACACAAGATCAGTTCAACCAAGCGGTTGCAAACTTGAAATCAATTAACGATTGGAATCAAGAAAAAACAACAGAGTTCCAAACCGCTTTCGCAGAATCATTTACCACATTCCAATCATCCGCTTTAGGTGTTCTAAAAACCTATCCAGCGGACGCGGGAGCAGTCCAAAATATGCAGTATTATGTAAATCTGCTAGCTGCAAATCCAAACAAAAGCACTGTATATTTCAAAACGATCGAAGACGGTAAGCCTGTGCTTCATACGAGAACACAATTTTTTCAGGTATTGGACGACTTCGAAACGTTTGATGTAAACAGAACAACTAAGTTTGACAACAAAATAGCGCAAGTCAATGCATCACCGGATATCCCGACCGTGCAGTCTCTTGTATGGAACGATACCACACCGCCAGCTGCGCCAACAGGATTAACTGCTACATCAACAGTTGCTGGACAGATTACGGCGAACTGGACTGCAAACAGTGAAATCGACGTACAAATCGGTGGAAGCTATAACCTCTATCTGACGGACACAACCGCAAATACAGCAACCACGAAAACAAACGTGGTAACCAATTCCGACACGCTAACCGGACTGACGAGCGGGCATGTGTACAGTGTGGCGGTGAGTGCGGTGGATTCAGACGGCAATGAGAGCCAGCAATGCACACCCGTGACTGTGACGGTGATGTAA